Proteins found in one Zea mays cultivar B73 chromosome 1, Zm-B73-REFERENCE-NAM-5.0, whole genome shotgun sequence genomic segment:
- the LOC100285049 gene encoding homeobox-leucine zipper protein HAT7, with protein MKPMATNGMAPSFYPANFLLQMQQALPHHYQQQEQHHEGHDDEDHEAAHHLLAPPPAALVSPFLHDFGGAMAAAPPPPMLAGGFGGKRMYPDVGGMAGDDSHHLHAEPQQQQEQQASDDEEEGSAAVGGGERKRRLSVDQVRTLERSFEVANKLEPERKAQLARALGLQPRQVAIWFQNRRARWKTKQLEKDYDALRRQLDAARAENDALLSHNKKLQAEIMALKGGGGGGGRQEAASELINLNVRETEASCSENNSSEINGLDVSRPDPAAGESPAMNSYRGGLPFYASAAARADIHHQLLHSGGQPSPAAAAPPKMELAPGSPPATAGGGGGTFGSLLCGAAVDEPPPFWSWADGHHTCFQ; from the exons ATGAAGCCAATGGCCACCAATGGCATGGCCCCTTCCTTCTACCCGGCCAACTTCCTCCTCCAAATGCAGCAAGCCCTGCCTCACCACTACCAGCAGCAGGAGCAGCACCATGAAGGCCACGACGACGAGGACCACGAGGCGGCGCACCATCTCCTGGCTCCCCCTCCCGCGGCCCTCGTCAGCCCTTTCCTCCACGACTTCGGCGGCGCCATggcggccgcgccgccgccgccaatgCTGGCCGGCGGCTTCGGCGGCAAGCGCATGTATCCAGACGTCGGCGGGATGGCCGGCGACGACAGCCACCACCTGCACGCggagccccagcagcagcaggagcagcaggcgtcggacgacgaggaggaggggTCCGCCGCGGTGGGCGGCGGCGAGCGGAAGCGGCGGCTGAGCGTGGACCAGGTGCGCACCCTGGAGCGCAGCTTCGAGGTGGCCAACAAGCTGGAGCCCGAGCGCAAGGCGCAGCTGGCCCGCGCGCTGGGGCTGCAGCCCCGCCAGGTGGCCATCTGGTTCCAGAACCGCCGCGCCAGGTGGAAGACCAAGCAGCTGGAGAAGGACTACGACGCGCTGCGCCGCCAGCTCGACGCCGCCCGCGCCGAGAACGACGCCCTCCTCTCCCACAACAAGAAGCTACAGGCAGAG ATCATGGCGCTCAAGGGAGGCGGAGGCGGCGGAGGGAGGCAGGAGGCGGCGTCGGAGCTCATCAACCTCAACGTCAGAGAGACGGAGGCGTCCTGCAGCGAGAATAACAGCTCCGAGATCAACGGCCTCGACGTCTCCAGGCCTGATCCGGCCGCCGGCGAGAGCCCCGCCATGAACAGCTACCGCGGCGGCCTCCCGTTCTACGCCTCCGCTGCCGCCCGCGCCGACATCCACCACCAGCTCCTGCACAGCGGCGGCCAGCCGTCCCCAGCCGCGGCGGCGCCGCCTAAGATGGAGCTCGCCCCCGGCAGTCCTCCCGCCACggccggtggcggcggaggcaccTTTGGCAGCCTGCTGTGCGGCGCCGCTGTCGACGAGCCGCCGCCGTTCTGGTCGTGGGCCGACGGACACCACACCTGCTTCCAGTGA